From the genome of Thermogutta terrifontis, one region includes:
- a CDS encoding efflux RND transporter periplasmic adaptor subunit — MATRRAFAGRAVRVLGTSFILCALGLVLYVLLRGANENNQTEVIPCRRGTIREFISERGMTRLPETILISMPFNGRIEAIPWREGTKVKKGQVLARIVPADVENMLAEARAVVARVEAAIRTNRDNRVEETALQQAQQYVESMKSTVEAAAARANASEARYNYAETRLKRVTALVGSGAASQDDVDRAQLASIEASLGYRQDRLVHAALSSLQAATNLLPTLIQRYIERKSLVEGELQQQLAEAQARLKMAEENARRAVMTSPYDGVVLHRFVSHEQFLTAGTPLLEIGRWEDLEVEADILTEQAVRIRPGMPVDIFLGSSEDVPVCQGQVSGIYPAAFTKLSSLGVEEQRVKVIVTLAPETIAKLREQYNVGVGYRVRVHIITQERANVLIVPRIAVVQLDQQRWAVWIREKGAIRRRLVQVGLMNDREAEIREGLNEGDEVVLTPITE; from the coding sequence ATGGCAACGAGGAGAGCTTTTGCGGGAAGGGCGGTGCGGGTTCTGGGAACATCGTTCATTCTGTGTGCGCTGGGGCTGGTTCTGTACGTTCTTCTTCGAGGTGCGAACGAAAACAATCAGACCGAGGTAATTCCCTGCCGTCGTGGCACGATCAGGGAGTTTATCAGTGAACGGGGAATGACCCGATTGCCTGAAACCATCCTGATCAGCATGCCGTTTAACGGTCGGATTGAGGCCATCCCCTGGCGGGAAGGAACGAAGGTAAAAAAGGGGCAGGTTCTGGCACGAATCGTACCGGCGGATGTCGAGAACATGCTGGCCGAGGCAAGGGCAGTAGTGGCGCGTGTCGAGGCAGCCATTCGCACCAATCGAGACAATCGCGTGGAGGAGACGGCCCTTCAACAAGCACAGCAGTATGTGGAGTCAATGAAATCCACGGTGGAGGCAGCGGCAGCTCGGGCCAATGCCAGCGAGGCCCGATACAACTATGCGGAAACGCGTCTCAAACGGGTGACGGCCCTGGTGGGGTCGGGGGCCGCATCCCAGGACGATGTGGATCGTGCCCAATTAGCAAGCATCGAAGCCTCGCTCGGTTACCGTCAGGATCGCCTCGTCCATGCGGCGCTGTCTTCCCTTCAGGCTGCCACGAACCTTTTGCCCACTCTCATTCAGAGGTATATCGAACGCAAGTCCCTGGTTGAAGGCGAGCTTCAACAGCAACTGGCGGAAGCCCAGGCACGATTGAAAATGGCGGAGGAAAATGCACGACGGGCAGTCATGACAAGCCCCTATGACGGAGTCGTCCTTCACCGGTTTGTGAGCCATGAACAGTTTTTGACAGCGGGAACCCCACTTCTGGAAATAGGACGGTGGGAGGACCTGGAAGTGGAAGCCGACATCCTTACGGAGCAGGCCGTTCGCATCCGACCGGGCATGCCGGTAGATATTTTCCTGGGGTCGAGTGAGGACGTGCCGGTCTGCCAGGGGCAGGTCAGCGGTATTTATCCCGCGGCATTTACCAAATTGAGTTCACTCGGGGTGGAGGAACAGCGTGTCAAGGTGATTGTAACTCTAGCCCCGGAGACTATTGCAAAACTACGGGAGCAGTACAACGTGGGGGTTGGCTACCGGGTACGTGTCCATATCATCACGCAGGAGCGGGCCAATGTGCTGATTGTGCCCCGCATTGCCGTGGTGCAGCTTGATCAGCAGCGGTGGGCCGTGTGGATCCGAGAAAAGGGTGCCATTCGCCGACGGCTAGTCCAGGTCGGACTGATGAACGACCGTGAAGCAGAAATTCGAGAAGGGCTGAACGAGGGGGATGAAGTTGTTCTGACGCCAATAACGGAATAG
- the tatC gene encoding twin-arginine translocase subunit TatC produces the protein MTFGEHLEELRQSLFRALLGLAVGVVIGLIFGNWVVMLIQRPLEKALTEHYIRLSQREVAQQIKTLRAAGVETPFTEEAASQFVVSKQVLAEEYLVSPRELVVQFASALQAMRKRWEEDQNAVVSLKKFLESREPLPHDTNRLAQLLRGFDVLESRWPAVLGEMAINTSSGQPTGLLSTKEIAKLKEMVVAGGAISDEAREKLVDALGRVSSQIEKGIATFHREHGNLTSLASVALLEPGRVDDSELMHVFLWRPAKEDPRVRARSLSAHEAFAIYMKASFLFGAIISSPWVFYQIWSFVAAGLYRHERRFVYIFLPFSLALFLAGAALAFVYVFEPVLTFLFQFNDWLGIQLEPRISEWLSFVLILPLGFGIGFQLPLVMLFLERIGIFTLQDYWSQWRIAVVVIFIIAAILTPPDPSSQLLMAIPLCLLYFGGMALCKFFPRNISAPSR, from the coding sequence ATGACCTTCGGCGAGCATCTGGAAGAGTTGCGGCAGTCCTTATTCCGCGCTCTCTTGGGCCTCGCTGTTGGCGTGGTGATCGGCCTCATTTTTGGTAACTGGGTGGTCATGCTGATCCAGCGACCGCTGGAAAAAGCCCTCACCGAGCACTACATTCGGCTATCCCAGAGGGAAGTGGCACAACAAATTAAGACGTTACGTGCGGCTGGGGTGGAAACACCATTCACGGAAGAAGCCGCATCGCAGTTTGTGGTTTCGAAGCAGGTGCTCGCGGAGGAATACCTGGTTTCTCCCCGGGAGTTAGTTGTGCAGTTTGCATCGGCTCTCCAGGCGATGCGGAAGCGGTGGGAAGAGGATCAAAACGCCGTGGTCAGCCTCAAGAAGTTTTTGGAATCCCGGGAACCTCTTCCGCACGACACAAATCGTCTCGCGCAGCTTCTCCGTGGGTTTGACGTCCTCGAGTCTCGCTGGCCTGCCGTACTGGGCGAGATGGCGATAAACACGTCCTCTGGCCAGCCTACAGGTTTGCTTTCCACGAAAGAGATTGCAAAGCTGAAAGAGATGGTCGTAGCGGGGGGGGCCATCAGCGATGAGGCCCGGGAAAAGTTGGTTGACGCGCTGGGGCGAGTTTCCAGCCAGATTGAGAAGGGAATCGCTACGTTTCACCGGGAACATGGGAATCTGACGAGCCTGGCCAGTGTGGCTCTTTTGGAACCCGGTCGGGTCGACGATTCCGAACTGATGCACGTGTTTCTGTGGCGACCAGCGAAAGAAGACCCGAGGGTGAGAGCAAGGAGTTTGAGTGCCCACGAGGCGTTCGCCATCTACATGAAAGCGTCGTTCCTTTTTGGCGCGATCATCTCCAGTCCATGGGTGTTTTACCAGATATGGTCGTTTGTGGCGGCTGGATTGTATCGCCATGAACGGCGATTTGTCTACATCTTTTTGCCATTTAGTCTGGCCTTATTTCTTGCCGGGGCGGCGCTCGCGTTTGTGTACGTGTTCGAGCCGGTTCTCACCTTCCTGTTTCAGTTCAACGACTGGCTTGGAATTCAACTCGAGCCGCGAATCAGTGAGTGGTTGTCTTTTGTGCTCATCCTCCCGCTGGGATTCGGTATTGGCTTTCAATTGCCGCTGGTGATGCTTTTCCTGGAGCGGATTGGCATTTTCACACTGCAGGATTACTGGTCGCAATGGCGTATTGCAGTGGTGGTCATATTCATTATTGCGGCGATTTTGACGCCTCCGGATCCGTCGAGCCAACTTTTGATGGCCATTCCCCTCTGCCTCCTTTATTTTGGTGGAATGGCTTTGTGCAAATTCTTTCCCCGGAACATCAGCGCACCGTCGCGATAA
- a CDS encoding NAD(P)-dependent oxidoreductase, producing MSQMTVPTADPSRTRIGWIGTGVMGAAMCSHLLKAGYPCTVFNRTRQKAEGLLVAGARWADSPKQVAERSDIVFTIVGYPHDVREVILGPQGVLQGLAPGGIVVDMTTNEPKLAIEIHEAAQARGCHALDAPVSGGDVGAREGRLSIMIGGHPDVVEAVMPCFRLMGKTIVHHGGPGAGQHAKMTNQILIASTMVGVCEGLLYAYRAGLDLNKVIESVASGAAGSWSISNLGPRIIQNRFEPGFYVEHLIKDLGIAIQEAKRMGLVLPGLALAEQLYLAVAACGHARSGTHALQIALARISNIDWLNRPPTWAGSSTG from the coding sequence ATGTCCCAGATGACTGTTCCAACCGCAGATCCCTCCCGAACCCGAATTGGTTGGATTGGCACCGGGGTGATGGGGGCGGCGATGTGCAGTCATTTGCTGAAGGCAGGTTATCCCTGCACGGTATTCAACCGCACTCGTCAGAAAGCTGAGGGGCTGCTCGTGGCCGGGGCACGCTGGGCCGACAGCCCCAAGCAGGTTGCTGAAAGATCTGATATAGTCTTCACCATCGTCGGGTACCCACATGACGTCCGGGAGGTGATCCTGGGCCCACAGGGAGTCCTTCAAGGCCTGGCGCCCGGGGGAATCGTCGTCGATATGACCACGAATGAACCCAAACTGGCCATCGAGATCCACGAGGCTGCCCAGGCCAGAGGTTGCCACGCCCTGGACGCTCCCGTGTCGGGCGGAGATGTCGGTGCCCGTGAGGGGCGCCTTTCCATTATGATCGGCGGCCATCCAGATGTTGTTGAGGCGGTCATGCCGTGCTTTCGGTTGATGGGCAAGACCATCGTCCATCATGGAGGCCCAGGTGCAGGACAGCATGCCAAAATGACCAACCAGATTCTCATCGCCTCGACAATGGTCGGCGTGTGCGAGGGACTTCTCTATGCGTATCGGGCGGGGCTCGATCTCAATAAAGTGATCGAGTCCGTTGCCTCCGGTGCAGCCGGAAGTTGGTCCATCTCTAACCTGGGGCCCCGAATTATCCAAAATCGGTTCGAACCGGGTTTCTACGTGGAACATCTCATCAAGGACCTTGGCATCGCCATCCAAGAGGCCAAGCGCATGGGGCTTGTCCTGCCCGGTCTGGCACTCGCCGAACAGCTCTATCTTGCGGTCGCGGCATGCGGCCATGCGCGAAGTGGGACACACGCACTTCAAATTGCCCTGGCACGAATTTCCAATATTGATTGGCTCAACCGCCCACCCACCTGGGCCGGTTCCTCCACGGGGTAG
- the floA gene encoding flotillin-like protein FloA (flotillin-like protein involved in membrane lipid rafts), whose amino-acid sequence MLPIAQQNQDIFQIIGFVLILAAIIVALVFLAVFFKFFRLWIQSKTTGARIGILDLLGMTFRKVRPEVIVRAKIMAVQAGITEKDGVTTRALEAHYLAGGDVNKVIRAMIAARNAKMTELDFRLATAIDLAGRDVLEAVQTSVYPKVIDCPKKGSGKEALEAVARNGIQLKVQARVTVRANILQLIGGATEETIIARVGEGIVSAIGSAESHYEVLENPDRISKAVLARRLDRQTAFEIVSIDIADIDVGQNIGARIQADQAEADMRVAQAKAEGRRAMAVAAEQENLALIEEARARLVEAEAEVPRAIAEAFESGKLGIMDYYRLKNIQADTEMRSAIARMGVPVTQQVRPQQAG is encoded by the coding sequence ATGCTCCCGATTGCCCAGCAAAACCAAGATATCTTCCAGATTATCGGCTTCGTGCTCATCCTTGCCGCGATTATCGTGGCACTGGTGTTTCTGGCGGTTTTCTTCAAGTTCTTTCGTCTATGGATTCAATCGAAAACGACCGGGGCCCGCATCGGAATCCTCGACCTGCTGGGTATGACGTTTAGAAAAGTCCGGCCCGAGGTGATTGTTCGTGCAAAAATTATGGCGGTGCAGGCCGGCATCACAGAGAAAGACGGCGTCACCACGCGAGCGCTGGAGGCCCATTATCTGGCCGGAGGCGACGTCAACAAAGTGATTCGTGCTATGATCGCGGCACGGAACGCCAAAATGACGGAGCTTGATTTTCGGCTGGCCACGGCAATCGATCTGGCAGGTCGAGACGTTCTTGAGGCCGTACAGACCAGCGTATATCCCAAAGTGATCGACTGCCCCAAGAAGGGCTCCGGCAAGGAAGCCCTGGAAGCCGTCGCCCGCAACGGCATCCAGCTCAAAGTGCAGGCACGTGTGACTGTCCGGGCAAACATTCTGCAGTTGATCGGCGGGGCCACGGAAGAAACCATCATCGCCCGGGTAGGTGAAGGCATCGTCAGCGCCATCGGCTCCGCTGAAAGCCACTACGAGGTTCTAGAAAATCCCGACAGGATTTCCAAGGCCGTGCTGGCGCGACGCCTGGACCGCCAGACGGCCTTCGAGATTGTCTCCATCGACATTGCCGACATCGACGTAGGCCAGAATATTGGCGCGAGGATTCAGGCCGATCAGGCAGAAGCTGATATGCGGGTGGCACAGGCCAAGGCCGAAGGTCGTCGGGCCATGGCCGTCGCCGCCGAGCAGGAGAATTTGGCCCTGATCGAAGAAGCCCGGGCAAGACTCGTGGAGGCCGAGGCCGAAGTTCCGCGAGCCATCGCGGAAGCGTTCGAGTCAGGCAAACTGGGAATCATGGATTATTACCGGTTGAAGAATATCCAGGCGGATACCGAGATGCGGTCGGCAATCGCCCGGATGGGTGTCCCGGTTACCCAGCAGGTTCGGCCGCAGCAGGCCGGTTAA
- a CDS encoding NfeD family protein, which yields MNTWLWPVLLMLTGLFLAILELFFVSHGILTFLSLCAVVGAIATGFMYSTGLGVALLLVSVFGIPAFVILAVYLWPKTPVGKRVMLPPPQVEACLPDNPKLRELRSLVGRVGKTKSPMLPAGVVVIDGRSYDAVSDGFPIEADQWVRVVNVFGSWITVRKLEEGEQPVDQKPEQQPGENWREKPIDEIGLDPFATA from the coding sequence ATGAACACGTGGCTTTGGCCGGTTCTGCTGATGCTGACAGGCTTGTTCCTGGCTATTCTTGAGCTGTTTTTTGTTTCTCACGGCATTCTGACTTTCCTCTCCTTGTGTGCTGTCGTGGGGGCAATTGCCACCGGTTTCATGTACAGCACCGGTTTGGGCGTCGCTTTGCTTCTTGTTAGCGTCTTCGGTATCCCTGCGTTTGTCATTCTGGCGGTTTATCTCTGGCCCAAAACACCGGTAGGAAAGCGGGTGATGCTTCCGCCGCCCCAGGTGGAGGCGTGTCTCCCGGATAATCCCAAGCTTCGCGAGTTGCGGAGCCTTGTGGGACGGGTGGGCAAAACCAAAAGTCCGATGTTGCCCGCGGGGGTGGTCGTCATCGATGGCCGGTCCTATGATGCTGTCAGCGATGGTTTTCCGATCGAAGCGGATCAATGGGTGCGTGTGGTGAACGTTTTTGGTTCCTGGATTACGGTCCGCAAACTCGAAGAGGGGGAACAGCCTGTTGACCAGAAGCCGGAGCAACAGCCCGGCGAAAACTGGCGTGAAAAGCCGATCGACGAAATTGGTCTGGATCCATTTGCTACTGCGTGA
- a CDS encoding NfeD family protein yields MRHLLALLIPVTALVGIGAFQQAGFAQIRASITATFPAVLFAEAPSGDGPPSDPGEEGDNVGPGMIGRLIPIQLPITGPSGARVKQLILRLIDNFKGQKDKLVFILRFDTNKGEEAYAARSEFGACYDLADFLTSESLSGIKTVAYIPYRAEGHAVLVIIACDEIYMAPEAEWGAAGIAERRITPPMQSAYRHIAERRRSIPVAVALGMLDPSRTVLQVETDTERLFVTPDELEQIRKTRTLRGAPSVVFPAGQLGRLTGRESRALDLISSTVADARELYAALGLRANLVQEERFVADHWRAVQVLIEGPITPALVERAQRLIEEARQRKEANFVCVRINSEGGSPRESLKLASYLAADLDSQKVRTVAYIPSRALADAALIAVACDQIIMAPGALLGGEGNAVPTEDDLLQIRRVVREVIAKRTGRTWSLPLSLVDPNVELFRYVRKGMPDFADYMSEEEWAQLPDKNEWEKKDLVKEKGKPLQVDGAKAVEYGLSRDLVESFAEFKGLYGLENDPALLEPTWVDTLLRALSSPYIAVLLLIIGGVALLVEVQTPGIGIGGFLAAVCFVLFFWSRFLGGTAGWLEVLLFLLGASCLLLEIFVLPGFGIFGLGGGLLIVASLVLASQTFIVPQNSYQWLQLQKSLLILLFAAIGIGVVLAFINRWLPKTPGLKHLMLAPPSENEAEDMLRRRSLLDIDESFVGQRGVAVTKLLPSGKARFGQRILDVISQDGDPIDPGTPVVVTEVRGNRVYVRPQVP; encoded by the coding sequence GTGCGCCATCTTTTGGCGTTATTAATCCCTGTCACGGCGCTTGTGGGAATCGGCGCGTTTCAGCAGGCCGGTTTCGCTCAGATTCGTGCCTCCATCACGGCCACGTTTCCAGCAGTCCTCTTCGCGGAAGCCCCATCCGGTGACGGGCCCCCTTCCGACCCAGGGGAAGAGGGGGACAACGTCGGTCCCGGGATGATTGGCCGGCTGATCCCCATTCAATTGCCTATCACCGGTCCAAGTGGTGCCCGGGTGAAGCAGCTCATCCTCCGGCTGATCGATAATTTCAAAGGTCAAAAAGACAAACTCGTTTTCATTCTGCGATTCGATACCAACAAGGGTGAAGAGGCCTACGCGGCACGAAGTGAATTTGGAGCCTGCTATGATCTTGCAGATTTTCTCACGAGCGAGAGCCTTTCCGGCATTAAAACCGTGGCCTACATTCCTTATCGAGCGGAGGGCCACGCCGTGCTCGTCATCATTGCGTGTGACGAGATTTACATGGCCCCGGAGGCAGAATGGGGTGCTGCGGGGATTGCCGAGCGGCGGATCACGCCCCCGATGCAAAGCGCCTATCGGCACATCGCCGAACGCCGCCGCAGTATCCCCGTCGCGGTGGCACTGGGAATGCTGGATCCGTCCCGAACCGTTCTCCAGGTCGAGACCGATACCGAACGGCTCTTCGTCACACCGGATGAGCTGGAGCAAATACGAAAAACGCGGACTTTACGCGGCGCTCCAAGTGTAGTGTTTCCAGCGGGACAGCTCGGGCGGCTGACGGGTCGTGAATCGCGGGCGCTGGATTTGATCAGCAGCACCGTTGCCGATGCGCGAGAACTCTATGCCGCCCTGGGACTTCGCGCCAATCTCGTCCAGGAAGAGCGATTCGTCGCGGATCACTGGCGGGCTGTTCAGGTCCTCATCGAGGGCCCCATCACTCCAGCATTGGTCGAGCGTGCTCAACGACTCATCGAAGAAGCAAGGCAGCGAAAAGAGGCCAACTTCGTCTGTGTTCGAATCAACAGTGAGGGAGGTTCGCCACGTGAGTCACTCAAACTCGCTTCGTATTTAGCTGCCGATTTGGATTCGCAAAAAGTTCGAACGGTTGCCTATATTCCCTCCCGCGCGCTGGCGGACGCCGCATTGATCGCCGTCGCCTGCGACCAGATCATTATGGCTCCCGGAGCCTTGCTGGGGGGAGAAGGAAACGCGGTGCCTACCGAGGATGACCTTCTCCAAATCAGGCGCGTCGTGCGGGAAGTGATCGCCAAACGCACTGGTCGCACCTGGTCGCTCCCCCTTTCGCTGGTAGACCCCAATGTCGAATTGTTCCGATACGTGCGCAAGGGGATGCCCGATTTTGCTGACTACATGTCGGAGGAGGAATGGGCGCAGTTACCCGACAAAAACGAGTGGGAGAAAAAAGACCTGGTCAAAGAAAAAGGTAAACCTTTGCAGGTGGACGGCGCGAAAGCAGTAGAATACGGTCTGTCACGGGACCTCGTCGAAAGCTTCGCTGAGTTCAAGGGACTGTACGGGCTGGAAAACGATCCTGCTCTTCTGGAACCCACCTGGGTGGATACTCTCTTGCGGGCGCTTTCTTCGCCGTATATTGCCGTGCTTCTCCTGATCATAGGCGGGGTGGCCTTACTCGTGGAAGTACAGACACCGGGAATCGGAATCGGGGGATTCCTGGCGGCGGTGTGTTTCGTGCTGTTCTTCTGGAGCCGGTTTCTCGGAGGGACGGCCGGGTGGCTGGAGGTCCTTCTCTTTTTGCTGGGGGCTAGCTGCCTGCTTCTGGAAATCTTTGTGCTACCCGGCTTCGGCATCTTCGGGCTGGGGGGCGGACTGCTGATTGTGGCCTCTTTGGTGCTGGCCAGTCAAACGTTCATCGTTCCGCAAAATAGTTACCAATGGCTTCAGCTCCAAAAGTCCCTTTTGATTCTTCTCTTCGCAGCGATCGGAATCGGCGTGGTCCTGGCGTTCATCAATCGGTGGCTGCCTAAAACTCCTGGTCTTAAGCACCTCATGCTTGCTCCTCCGTCCGAAAATGAGGCGGAAGATATGCTTCGACGGCGAAGCCTTCTGGACATTGACGAATCATTTGTGGGGCAACGAGGCGTCGCGGTCACAAAGTTGTTACCCAGCGGTAAGGCCCGTTTCGGCCAGCGAATTCTCGACGTTATCTCGCAGGATGGAGATCCGATCGATCCGGGCACTCCGGTCGTGGTCACCGAGGTGCGTGGCAACCGTGTCTATGTTCGTCCCCAAGTGCCGTAA
- a CDS encoding right-handed parallel beta-helix repeat-containing protein encodes MCSSTVRFISWQLALIITIIVGVPVSAEESSPARANPVAIPTFHCVGVYWSPPGGAADRRVFIRFREAGTNAWQDGLPMKYNPIANTDEDLADYRGSIVNLRPNTAYEIELRLEGTDTSTRLVARTWDEKFPEGETVVLTGGTSPVNITQSGRPDAYRVYDGKGAVIDVGHRHDACITISGSYIIVRNLVLRGAGSRENLRRSPIGAIRIDDGHDIVIENCDISDWGRINPETGFGFDYDAAILCRNRNVKRVIIQRCKLHHPFADTNTWYEPKYPTHPQGPQCISFFDTAGNHVIRYNECYSDLDHMFNDVIGGGSNGSFRGAPGPDSDIYGNFVSHCWDDGLEVEGGNRNVRVWGNYITQCMMMIGNAPTSIGPLYVWQNVVARSQWRPDHTGGYFLKMGYAGSEDWMTGHMYIFHNTIFSGEPFIPTGGLGGNRIVKHCVSRNNILQVMSPEQRSISAARENVDNDFDYDLYNGRVPEGHEAHGIRGVPVYEKGAGLNLDTKMGSFRLAPDSPGRGAGEFIPNFSPPFTGKAPDMGAHQSGAKPMRFGVSAEWNP; translated from the coding sequence ATGTGTTCTTCGACGGTGCGGTTCATTTCTTGGCAACTGGCCCTGATCATAACGATTATTGTGGGTGTGCCGGTGTCGGCTGAAGAGTCATCACCGGCCCGCGCTAATCCCGTTGCCATTCCGACGTTTCATTGCGTAGGAGTTTACTGGTCACCTCCCGGTGGTGCTGCCGACCGGCGGGTCTTCATACGCTTCCGCGAGGCAGGCACAAACGCGTGGCAAGACGGACTCCCCATGAAATACAACCCCATCGCGAACACAGATGAAGACTTGGCTGACTATCGTGGGAGCATCGTGAACCTTCGGCCAAATACCGCTTACGAAATCGAGCTCCGGTTGGAAGGCACCGACACGTCAACCCGATTGGTGGCACGCACGTGGGATGAAAAGTTTCCTGAGGGCGAAACCGTTGTCTTGACTGGTGGTACAAGCCCGGTCAACATCACCCAGTCCGGACGACCAGATGCCTACCGCGTTTATGATGGTAAAGGGGCCGTGATCGACGTGGGACATCGCCATGACGCATGCATTACGATCTCCGGGTCGTATATCATTGTGAGAAACCTCGTCCTGCGCGGGGCCGGTTCCCGCGAGAATTTGAGGCGGTCGCCCATCGGTGCGATTCGCATCGACGACGGTCACGACATCGTCATCGAAAATTGTGACATTTCTGACTGGGGGCGCATCAATCCGGAAACTGGTTTTGGCTTTGATTACGATGCCGCCATTCTCTGTCGGAACCGCAATGTGAAACGGGTGATCATTCAAAGGTGCAAACTGCACCATCCCTTTGCCGATACAAACACATGGTACGAACCAAAATACCCCACGCATCCGCAAGGCCCGCAGTGCATTTCGTTCTTTGATACTGCGGGCAATCACGTGATCCGTTACAACGAGTGCTACTCCGATCTGGATCACATGTTCAACGATGTGATCGGGGGCGGAAGCAACGGTAGTTTCCGTGGTGCGCCCGGCCCGGATTCCGATATCTACGGCAATTTTGTGAGCCATTGCTGGGACGATGGCCTGGAAGTTGAAGGCGGCAACCGGAACGTTCGGGTATGGGGCAATTACATCACGCAGTGCATGATGATGATCGGTAACGCCCCAACCTCGATTGGGCCCCTTTATGTCTGGCAGAACGTTGTCGCCCGCAGTCAATGGCGACCGGACCACACTGGCGGCTACTTTTTGAAAATGGGTTATGCCGGGAGCGAAGACTGGATGACAGGTCACATGTACATATTCCATAACACCATATTCTCTGGCGAGCCATTCATACCAACCGGCGGCTTAGGAGGCAACCGAATCGTGAAGCACTGTGTCTCCCGGAACAATATTCTTCAGGTGATGTCCCCTGAGCAGAGAAGCATCAGTGCTGCTCGGGAAAACGTGGACAATGACTTCGACTACGACCTTTATAACGGTCGAGTCCCAGAAGGCCATGAGGCCCACGGAATCCGCGGCGTGCCAGTCTATGAAAAAGGGGCGGGTTTGAACCTTGATACCAAAATGGGGAGTTTTCGGCTTGCCCCGGATTCACCCGGCCGCGGCGCCGGGGAGTTTATCCCCAACTTTTCTCCACCTTTTACGGGGAAGGCTCCTGATATGGGGGCACACCAAAGCGGGGCGAAACCCATGCGGTTTGGCGTATCCGCAGAATGGAATCCCTAA
- a CDS encoding zinc-dependent alcohol dehydrogenase family protein — MHAMILREIAQVNEDSQPLTLAEWPDPVPGPKEILLAVTACGVCHTELDEIEGRATPAFLPIILGHQVVGRVIAIGPEVETFSIGDRVGVAWIFSACGQCTQCTSGEENLCRQFRGTGRDAHGGYAEKMIAHAEFAYRLPDSLADHEVAPLLCAGSIGYRAFRLTKLKDAGRLGLMGFGASGHLVLKMVRAHWPKIDVYVFSRNPAERALAHELGAVWVGDIADRPPELLDAIIDTTPVWRPIVESLGSLRPGGRLVINAIRKEEADKEALLRLSYPEHIWMEKEIKSVANVTRRDVIDFLKLAEAAAIRPVVREYRLEEANRALQDLKFGKTPGAKVLRIS; from the coding sequence ATGCACGCGATGATTCTCAGGGAAATAGCGCAGGTCAACGAGGATTCCCAACCTTTGACGCTTGCGGAGTGGCCAGATCCAGTGCCAGGCCCCAAAGAGATTCTCCTCGCCGTGACGGCCTGCGGGGTGTGTCACACCGAGCTGGACGAAATTGAAGGTCGCGCTACACCGGCGTTTTTACCGATCATCCTGGGACATCAGGTGGTAGGTCGGGTGATCGCGATCGGGCCTGAGGTTGAAACATTCTCGATAGGAGACCGGGTGGGCGTAGCCTGGATCTTTTCGGCCTGTGGACAATGTACCCAGTGCACGTCGGGCGAAGAAAACCTATGCCGACAATTCCGCGGGACCGGGAGGGACGCGCATGGCGGATACGCGGAAAAGATGATCGCCCACGCCGAATTTGCCTACCGTTTGCCCGACTCATTGGCTGATCATGAAGTAGCCCCCCTTCTGTGCGCCGGTTCAATCGGATATCGCGCATTTCGCTTGACGAAATTAAAAGATGCAGGCCGGTTGGGGTTAATGGGGTTTGGGGCCTCCGGGCACCTCGTGCTCAAAATGGTGCGCGCCCATTGGCCGAAAATCGATGTGTATGTTTTTTCCCGCAATCCAGCGGAAAGGGCCCTCGCCCACGAACTGGGCGCCGTGTGGGTCGGAGATATCGCCGACAGGCCACCAGAGCTTTTGGACGCCATCATCGATACCACACCTGTATGGCGGCCTATTGTCGAGTCGCTTGGTTCCTTACGTCCCGGTGGCCGGCTCGTGATTAACGCGATTCGCAAAGAAGAGGCAGACAAGGAGGCACTTTTGCGCCTTTCCTACCCGGAGCACATCTGGATGGAAAAAGAAATTAAGAGTGTGGCCAATGTCACCAGGCGCGACGTGATCGACTTCCTTAAATTGGCCGAGGCTGCAGCAATCCGACCCGTGGTGCGCGAATACAGACTGGAAGAGGCTAATCGGGCACTGCAGGATTTGAAATTTGGAAAGACACCAGGAGCAAAGGTTCTCCGCATTAGCTGA